A part of Acidobacteriota bacterium genomic DNA contains:
- a CDS encoding mandelate racemase, with amino-acid sequence MDTATATRESLLTIRGLTARAVAAPLARPLRTASGDVPVSPLVLIDVASEEGPVGRAYVFGYTTLSLRALQAFLEDLDEVVRGRPAAPSAVYDDMAARFRLMGRQGIVGMALSGLDMALWDLQGRAQERPVVELLGGRAAPVPAYDSYGVVDPVADGAALRRSVDQGFRAIKIKLGVGGLDLDVATVAAVRDLIGADVRLMVDYNQSLTAPEALRRIRALARFDLEWVEEPVPAEDLAGHARVRAASPVPVQTGENWWFGHDMAHALAAGACDFCMPDLMKIGGVTGWLRAMGQAEQAAVPISSHLFIEASAHVLPITPLAHYLEFLDLAGAVLAEPPRVVDGCVTARGPGLGLEWDEAAVTRYLE; translated from the coding sequence ATGGACACCGCCACGGCTACGCGGGAGTCGCTGCTCACGATTCGCGGCCTGACGGCGCGCGCCGTGGCCGCGCCGCTCGCCCGTCCCCTCCGGACCGCGTCGGGGGACGTGCCCGTGTCGCCTCTCGTCCTGATCGACGTCGCGTCGGAAGAGGGTCCGGTAGGCCGGGCCTACGTCTTCGGCTACACCACGCTGTCGCTGCGGGCCCTCCAGGCGTTCCTCGAGGACCTGGACGAGGTGGTGCGGGGACGGCCCGCCGCGCCATCGGCGGTCTACGACGATATGGCGGCGCGCTTCCGCCTGATGGGCCGCCAGGGCATCGTCGGCATGGCGCTGTCCGGCCTGGACATGGCGCTCTGGGATCTGCAGGGGCGGGCGCAGGAGCGGCCGGTCGTCGAGCTGCTTGGCGGTCGGGCGGCGCCGGTCCCCGCCTACGACAGCTACGGCGTCGTCGATCCGGTTGCGGATGGGGCGGCGCTGCGGCGGAGCGTCGACCAGGGGTTCCGGGCGATCAAGATCAAGCTGGGAGTCGGCGGTCTCGACCTGGACGTCGCCACCGTCGCTGCCGTGCGCGACCTGATCGGCGCGGACGTCCGGCTGATGGTCGACTACAACCAGTCGCTGACGGCGCCGGAAGCGCTGCGGCGCATCCGCGCCCTCGCCCGCTTCGATCTCGAGTGGGTGGAGGAGCCGGTGCCGGCCGAAGACCTCGCCGGCCACGCGCGGGTCCGCGCGGCCTCACCAGTGCCCGTCCAGACCGGCGAGAACTGGTGGTTCGGTCACGACATGGCGCACGCCCTCGCCGCCGGCGCCTGCGACTTCTGCATGCCGGACCTGATGAAGATCGGGGGCGTCACCGGATGGCTGCGCGCCATGGGGCAGGCCGAGCAGGCCGCCGTGCCGATCTCGAGCCACCTGTTCATCGAGGCGAGCGCCCACGTCCTGCCCATCACGCCGCTGGCGCACTACCTGGAGTTCCTCGACCTGGCCGGGGCCGTGCTCGCCGAGCCGCCCCGGGTGGTCGACGGCTGCGTCACCGCCCGCGGCCCGGGGCTCGGCCTGGAATGGGACGAGGCGGCGGTGACGCGCTATCTGGAATAG
- a CDS encoding plasmid stabilization protein: protein MASITIRNLDDDVKTRLRTRAAGNGRSMEEEVRLILREATDREPEPENLARFIRECFAPFGGVELELPPREPMREPPKLD from the coding sequence ATGGCGAGCATCACGATCCGCAATCTCGACGACGATGTGAAGACCCGGCTTCGGACCCGCGCGGCGGGGAACGGTCGTTCCATGGAGGAGGAAGTGCGGCTTATCCTGCGGGAGGCGACCGACCGGGAACCCGAACCGGAGAATCTGGCGAGGTTCATTCGCGAGTGTTTCGCGCCCTTCGGCGGCGTAGAACTCGAACTGCCGCCGCGTGAACCGATGCGCGAGCCCCCGAAACTCGATTGA
- a CDS encoding neuraminidase (sialidase): MRAPAILPFILVALATTASAQEHTLGFIWEEAPFPRAHASTIVEATDGTLIAAWFGGSGEGQEDVGVWSSRRPKEGEWSPPVQLYKEPDQPAWNPVLFRGDGETIWLYFKIGPSPRAWSGAYMTTTTAGEEWSEPGWLPSGMLGPVRAKPTRLASGEILAGTSLESYRTWSSWMEISSDGGATWSKYGPLLFGDPERDRIGTIQPTLMEIEPGVIRAFFRTPRRLGRIATSLSRDGGRTWEPIRLTRLDHPSAGIDSLRLDDGRCLLLYNPSTTQRSPLSLAVSFDDGETWRDFLVVEELSEGERGELSYPAMIQDSNGDLQLTYTWNRRRIRHVTVPLDLVPTGP, from the coding sequence ATGCGGGCGCCCGCGATTCTTCCGTTCATCCTTGTCGCGCTGGCGACCACCGCCTCGGCGCAGGAGCACACCCTCGGCTTCATCTGGGAGGAAGCGCCCTTTCCGCGCGCCCACGCATCGACCATCGTCGAGGCGACGGACGGCACGCTGATCGCCGCCTGGTTCGGCGGGTCGGGCGAGGGGCAGGAGGACGTCGGGGTCTGGTCGTCGCGCCGCCCGAAGGAAGGCGAGTGGTCGCCGCCCGTCCAGCTCTACAAGGAGCCGGACCAGCCCGCCTGGAACCCGGTCCTCTTCCGCGGCGACGGCGAAACCATCTGGCTCTACTTCAAGATCGGCCCCAGCCCCCGCGCGTGGAGCGGCGCCTATATGACGACGACCACGGCGGGAGAGGAATGGTCCGAGCCGGGTTGGCTGCCGTCCGGGATGCTGGGACCGGTCCGGGCGAAGCCGACCCGCCTCGCTAGCGGCGAGATCCTCGCCGGGACCTCCCTTGAGAGCTACCGGACGTGGTCGTCATGGATGGAGATCAGCAGCGATGGCGGCGCCACCTGGAGCAAGTATGGCCCGCTCCTCTTCGGCGATCCGGAGCGGGATCGGATCGGGACCATTCAACCGACCCTGATGGAGATAGAGCCCGGCGTGATCCGCGCGTTCTTCCGGACGCCGCGACGCCTGGGCAGGATCGCGACGTCGCTATCGCGCGACGGCGGCCGGACCTGGGAGCCCATCCGGCTCACGCGGCTCGATCATCCCAGCGCCGGCATCGACTCGCTCCGGCTCGACGACGGCCGCTGCCTGCTGCTCTACAACCCGTCGACTACGCAGCGCTCGCCGCTGTCGCTCGCCGTGTCATTCGATGACGGCGAGACGTGGCGCGACTTCTTGGTGGTCGAGGAACTCTCCGAGGGCGAACGGGGCGAGCTTTCCTATCCCGCGATGATCCAGGACTCGAACGGGGACCTGCAACTCACCTATACCTGGAACCGGCGCCGCATCCGGCATGTGACGGTGCCGTTGGACTTGGTTCCTACGGGACCCTGA
- a CDS encoding TVP38/TMEM64 family protein — protein sequence MAEVEEAQANTRKPLPIGRILFGLVAVVALVALGRTFGVFLDRFVEWVDGLGPLGPIVFILGYIGSTVAFIPGSVLTLAAGAIFGLGEGVLYVMTGATLGSSVAFLLARYVAREAVEQRIAGNAKFAAVDRAVGREGWKIVVLLRLSPVFPYNLLNYGLGLTKVRFRDYVLASIGMLPGSFLYTYSGFLVGDVIRLAGDAGPERGPLYYAVVVVGLLATIAVTAVVTKTARQAITEATGTA from the coding sequence ATGGCGGAAGTCGAAGAGGCGCAGGCGAACACCCGGAAACCGCTCCCCATCGGGCGGATCCTGTTCGGGCTTGTGGCGGTCGTGGCGCTGGTCGCGCTCGGACGGACGTTCGGCGTGTTCCTGGATCGGTTCGTGGAATGGGTGGACGGGCTCGGCCCACTGGGGCCTATCGTGTTCATTCTGGGCTACATCGGGTCGACGGTGGCCTTCATTCCGGGCTCCGTGCTGACGCTCGCGGCGGGCGCGATCTTCGGCCTGGGAGAAGGCGTCCTCTACGTGATGACCGGGGCGACGCTCGGCTCGTCCGTCGCGTTCCTGCTCGCGCGCTACGTCGCCCGCGAGGCCGTGGAGCAACGCATCGCCGGAAACGCGAAGTTCGCGGCGGTGGACCGCGCGGTGGGGCGCGAAGGGTGGAAGATCGTCGTGCTGTTGCGGCTCTCGCCCGTCTTCCCGTACAACCTGCTGAACTACGGGCTGGGGCTGACGAAGGTCCGGTTCCGCGACTACGTGCTGGCGTCCATCGGCATGCTGCCCGGCTCGTTCCTCTATACCTATTCGGGCTTCCTCGTCGGTGACGTGATTCGCCTGGCCGGAGACGCCGGCCCGGAACGCGGGCCGCTGTACTACGCGGTCGTCGTCGTCGGGTTGCTCGCCACCATCGCGGTGACCGCCGTCGTGACCAAGACGGCGCGGCAGGCGATCACGGAGGCGACAGGCACGGCTTAG
- a CDS encoding ATP-binding protein, which yields MARPGLLAETTTGLAEAPVVTLLGARQVGKTTLAGQVAASWPGPTTVFDLEVAAAREALSATPERLLRHSEGLVVIDEVQRRPELFEVLRPICDDSDRRAVFLLLGSASLDLVQGVSETLAGRMLFVDVGGFSLAEVGAEQDRLWMRGGFPRAWLAPSAAAWTRWMQSFTRTFLERDVARGLGSAVSPDALGRFWRMLAHVHGQTWNAAELARSMGVSATTVNRYRDLLAGAFMLRVLPPWFENLRKRLVRSPKVYVRDSGILHFLLRLEERRDLPLHPRYGASWEGFALEQTLLAHGEREAYFYGTQRGAELDLLLLRRGRRWGFEFKCADAPRTTRSMHVVIDDLGLEHLWVVYPGDRKYPLTGRITALPLTRIRDIELRPAS from the coding sequence ATAGCGCGTCCGGGCCTGCTCGCCGAAACCACCACGGGACTCGCCGAAGCGCCGGTGGTCACCCTGCTGGGCGCGCGGCAGGTCGGCAAGACGACGTTAGCCGGGCAGGTGGCGGCATCGTGGCCCGGACCGACCACCGTCTTCGACCTCGAGGTGGCCGCGGCGCGCGAAGCCCTGTCCGCCACCCCGGAGCGGCTGCTCCGCCATAGTGAAGGCCTGGTTGTCATCGACGAGGTGCAGCGGAGACCGGAACTGTTCGAGGTGTTGCGGCCGATCTGCGACGATTCGGATCGGCGCGCAGTCTTCCTCCTGTTGGGCAGCGCCTCTCTGGACCTCGTCCAGGGCGTGTCCGAGACGTTGGCCGGACGCATGCTGTTCGTCGACGTGGGCGGGTTCTCGCTGGCCGAGGTCGGGGCGGAGCAGGACCGCCTCTGGATGCGCGGCGGGTTTCCGCGCGCCTGGCTGGCGCCGTCGGCCGCGGCCTGGACGCGCTGGATGCAGTCGTTCACGCGCACTTTTCTGGAGCGGGACGTCGCCCGCGGGTTGGGGTCGGCTGTCTCCCCCGACGCGTTGGGCCGCTTCTGGCGCATGCTGGCGCACGTGCACGGACAGACGTGGAACGCCGCCGAGCTGGCGCGCTCGATGGGCGTGAGCGCGACGACGGTGAACCGCTACCGTGACCTGTTGGCGGGCGCCTTCATGCTCCGCGTGCTGCCGCCCTGGTTCGAGAACCTGCGCAAGCGCCTCGTCAGGTCACCCAAGGTCTACGTGCGCGACAGCGGCATCCTGCACTTCCTGCTCCGGCTGGAAGAGCGGCGAGACCTGCCGCTGCACCCGCGTTACGGGGCAAGCTGGGAAGGGTTCGCCCTGGAGCAGACGCTGCTGGCGCACGGGGAGCGCGAAGCGTACTTCTACGGGACCCAGCGGGGCGCTGAACTGGATCTTCTCCTGTTGCGGCGGGGGCGGCGCTGGGGCTTCGAGTTCAAGTGCGCCGACGCCCCGCGCACCACCCGTTCGATGCACGTCGTCATCGACGACCTCGGGCTGGAGCACCTGTGGGTGGTCTACCCCGGCGACCGGAAGTACCCACTGACCGGCCGCATCACTGCCTTGCCGCTGACGCGTATTCGCGACATCGAGCTGCGGCCGGCGTCGTGA
- a CDS encoding type II toxin-antitoxin system VapC family toxin: MVVLDTNVVSELMHPAGDPVVASWVAERPTSSLFLTAVTEAELRFGLAVMAAGKRRDGLAAGLERMLRAGFANRVLPFDSAAARAYAEIAAARRLMGRPVSQADAQITAIASARGMAVATRNVRDFEDMGINVIDPWEST; the protein is encoded by the coding sequence ATGGTGGTGCTCGACACGAATGTGGTGTCCGAGTTGATGCATCCCGCCGGCGATCCCGTGGTTGCGTCGTGGGTTGCGGAGCGTCCGACATCGAGCCTGTTTCTGACGGCGGTGACCGAGGCCGAGCTGCGCTTCGGTCTTGCAGTCATGGCCGCGGGCAAACGCCGGGACGGCCTGGCAGCGGGACTTGAGCGGATGTTGCGAGCAGGCTTTGCAAACCGCGTCCTGCCCTTTGACAGCGCCGCCGCACGCGCGTATGCCGAGATCGCCGCCGCCCGGCGCTTGATGGGCCGGCCGGTCTCGCAGGCGGACGCTCAGATCACGGCGATCGCGAGCGCCCGGGGCATGGCCGTGGCGACACGCAACGTTCGGGATTTCGAAGACATGGGGATCAACGTGATCGACCCCTGGGAGAGCACCTGA
- a CDS encoding PQQ-binding-like beta-propeller repeat protein has protein sequence MRRRRSRLMATRFPTIRHRAVRRSLWFLLVATLAAQAPAVQAQDDWVHWGRDAGNQRHSPLTQINIDNVSTLVPAWRYEMTKAGVPSRPAQSTPLMVDGVLYLSFPYYRVVALEPETGEEIWEYTAPGDWNSPEHQLHWTGGSMRGLAYWEGNDTIPPQIVFGTEEGELISLNAATGLPNPRFGNDGFVDMKTPDVMNGFPDMHYGISSGVAIWKHLVFTGVHNADETGSKGPAGDTRAWDLRTGELVWTFHTVPHPGEFGNETWLDDSWRNVSGANTWSFFTIDEERGILYMPLGSAHNDFYGHDRPGDNLFSDSIVAVDALTGERLWHFQAVHHDLWDLDMPAPPILFDVERDGETIPAVGVMTKYPVLFIFNRVTGEPIYEIEERPVPAGNMPGEYYSPTQPFPVKPPPIGRIDFTMDEIATVTPEHTAACREMLMQYDGGRNRGPYTPPSEEGALVFPSTGGGTEFTGGTFDPSLGYYIINYADTGHISQLVRVEDDPDRGGYVGPPESRRIYWHVVTRPSVNGWPCWQPPWSRLVAVDVNSGEIAWTIPFGTVEGAPPGVNTGAPNSQKGGPTSTASGLLFIGGATDRLFRAYETKTGRELWSFETEQLINGSNPITYLGDDGKQYVAVAAGTTLLAFTLP, from the coding sequence ATGCGCAGGAGGCGCTCTCGACTCATGGCAACAAGGTTCCCGACGATACGACATCGTGCGGTGCGGCGCTCGCTGTGGTTCCTCCTGGTCGCGACCCTCGCCGCGCAGGCGCCGGCGGTGCAAGCCCAGGACGACTGGGTGCACTGGGGACGCGACGCCGGCAACCAGCGGCACTCGCCGCTGACGCAGATCAATATCGACAACGTCTCGACGCTGGTGCCGGCATGGCGCTACGAGATGACGAAGGCGGGCGTGCCGTCACGGCCGGCGCAGTCGACCCCGCTCATGGTCGACGGCGTCCTGTACCTGTCGTTTCCGTACTACCGCGTGGTGGCCCTGGAGCCGGAGACCGGTGAGGAGATCTGGGAGTACACGGCGCCTGGAGACTGGAACTCGCCGGAGCACCAGTTGCACTGGACGGGTGGTTCGATGCGGGGGCTGGCGTACTGGGAAGGCAACGACACGATACCCCCGCAGATCGTGTTCGGAACCGAAGAGGGCGAGCTGATCTCGTTGAACGCGGCGACCGGCCTCCCCAACCCGCGGTTCGGCAACGACGGCTTCGTCGACATGAAGACCCCCGACGTGATGAACGGCTTCCCGGACATGCACTACGGCATCTCGTCCGGCGTGGCCATCTGGAAGCATCTGGTGTTCACGGGTGTCCACAACGCGGACGAGACGGGATCGAAGGGGCCGGCGGGCGACACGCGCGCGTGGGATCTGCGGACGGGCGAACTCGTCTGGACGTTCCACACGGTGCCCCACCCCGGTGAGTTCGGCAACGAGACCTGGCTCGACGACTCGTGGCGCAACGTTAGCGGCGCCAACACCTGGTCGTTCTTCACCATCGACGAGGAGCGCGGCATTCTGTACATGCCCCTCGGTTCCGCCCACAACGACTTCTATGGCCACGACCGCCCCGGGGACAACCTCTTTTCGGACTCGATCGTGGCCGTCGACGCCCTGACGGGCGAGCGGCTATGGCACTTCCAGGCCGTCCATCACGATCTGTGGGACCTGGACATGCCGGCGCCGCCCATCCTGTTCGATGTCGAGCGGGACGGCGAGACGATTCCCGCCGTCGGCGTCATGACGAAGTACCCGGTGCTGTTCATCTTCAACCGGGTCACCGGCGAGCCGATCTACGAGATCGAGGAACGTCCCGTACCCGCCGGGAACATGCCCGGGGAGTACTACTCGCCGACCCAGCCGTTCCCGGTCAAGCCGCCGCCCATCGGACGCATCGATTTCACGATGGACGAGATAGCGACGGTGACGCCGGAGCACACGGCGGCGTGCCGCGAGATGCTGATGCAGTACGACGGCGGGCGAAACCGCGGCCCCTACACGCCGCCGTCCGAGGAGGGTGCGCTCGTGTTTCCGTCGACCGGCGGGGGGACGGAGTTCACCGGCGGGACCTTCGATCCGAGCCTCGGGTACTACATCATCAACTACGCCGACACCGGTCACATCAGCCAGCTCGTACGGGTGGAGGACGATCCGGACCGCGGCGGCTACGTGGGCCCGCCCGAGTCGCGCCGCATCTACTGGCACGTCGTCACCCGGCCGTCCGTCAACGGCTGGCCCTGCTGGCAGCCGCCCTGGTCGAGACTGGTCGCCGTGGACGTCAACAGCGGCGAGATCGCCTGGACGATCCCGTTCGGCACCGTGGAAGGCGCACCGCCCGGCGTGAACACCGGCGCCCCCAACTCTCAGAAGGGCGGGCCGACCTCCACCGCGAGCGGCCTGCTCTTCATCGGCGGGGCCACCGATCGACTGTTCCGCGCCTACGAGACGAAGACCGGGCGCGAACTCTGGAGCTTCGAGACCGAGCAGTTGATCAACGGCTCCAACCCCATCACCTACCTGGGCGATGACGGAAAGCAGTACGTCGCGGTGGCCGCGGGGACCACGCTGCTGGCCTTCACGCTGCCATAA
- a CDS encoding ribokinase — MRMPIGLPPQGGRPFDAVGFGLNMTDLLVVLERFPAPDSKQPVRRQAYSPGGQAASAMVACARLGWRARYVGCFGDDENGRQGRSSLDAEGVDISACRVAPDTRNGMSVILVEEGTGARTVLWSRDPGLKLRPEDVDPAAVGAGRVLLVDCHDTAASTAAARHARRAGARTVIDVERVRDGIDALLAEIDMIVTAQDFPAALTGKGTPGAALRAIRDAYRPALVCMTLGAEGSLALVGDTEIRTPAFRVPVVDSTGAGDVFRGGFIAGWLRGGDDAEVEDVLRYANAVAALKCRGLGAREASPTAGEVDDLIRGGRI; from the coding sequence ATGCGGATGCCGATCGGTCTCCCGCCCCAGGGCGGCCGACCCTTTGACGCGGTCGGCTTCGGCCTCAACATGACCGACCTGCTGGTCGTGTTGGAGCGCTTTCCGGCGCCCGATTCCAAGCAACCGGTCCGGCGTCAGGCGTACTCGCCGGGGGGTCAGGCGGCAAGCGCCATGGTGGCGTGCGCGCGGCTGGGCTGGCGCGCTCGCTACGTCGGCTGCTTCGGCGACGACGAGAACGGCCGGCAGGGACGGTCCAGCCTCGACGCCGAAGGGGTCGACATCAGCGCCTGCCGGGTGGCGCCCGACACGCGCAACGGTATGTCCGTGATTCTCGTCGAGGAAGGGACGGGGGCGCGCACGGTGCTCTGGTCCCGCGATCCGGGGCTCAAACTTCGGCCCGAGGACGTCGACCCGGCAGCGGTCGGCGCTGGCCGGGTGCTGCTGGTCGACTGCCACGATACCGCCGCCTCGACGGCGGCCGCCCGCCACGCCCGCCGGGCCGGAGCCCGGACCGTCATCGACGTGGAGCGCGTCCGCGACGGCATCGACGCGCTGCTCGCGGAGATCGACATGATCGTCACGGCGCAGGACTTTCCGGCTGCCCTCACCGGCAAGGGCACGCCCGGCGCGGCCCTGCGCGCCATCCGCGACGCCTACCGCCCGGCCCTCGTCTGCATGACCCTCGGGGCCGAGGGCAGTCTGGCCCTGGTCGGCGACACCGAGATCAGAACGCCGGCCTTCCGCGTCCCCGTCGTCGATTCCACCGGTGCCGGGGACGTTTTCCGCGGCGGGTTCATCGCCGGCTGGCTGCGCGGCGGAGACGACGCGGAAGTCGAGGATGTGTTGCGCTACGCGAACGCCGTGGCGGCGCTCAAGTGCCGCGGCCTCGGCGCCCGTGAGGCGAGCCCGACTGCCGGGGAGGTCGATGACCTGATTCGTGGCGGGCGGATTTGA
- a CDS encoding M20/M25/M40 family metallo-hydrolase, which translates to MDPVVDLLRDLVAIDSVNPSLVPGGAGEAAVAEHVADALRKGGIAVELTEVAPGRPNVVGVIEGRTPGRTLMLCGHTDTVGVEGMTAPFDPRVIDGRLFGRGSQDMKSGVAAMVDAAVRVARIGGLPRGRLVVAAVADEEHASAGAASLVEAHSADGAVVTEPTDLRVATAHKGFEWVEIETRGRAAHGSRPADGRDAIVHMGRVLGRLEAVEAALRAGATHPRLGRASLHASTIHGGQALSVYPDRCVLGVERRTLVSEPPDAGLTEVREALAELAREDDDFNASARQLLTRQPHEIADDHPLCSELRRLLRRRGLDDAPTGMTFWTDAAILGGAGTPSVLFGPAGAGLHGPDEYVEIDSVCVCRDTLVELIRAFC; encoded by the coding sequence ATGGACCCTGTTGTTGACCTGCTGCGCGATCTGGTCGCCATCGATTCGGTCAACCCGTCCCTGGTTCCCGGCGGCGCCGGCGAGGCAGCGGTCGCCGAGCATGTGGCGGATGCGCTGCGGAAGGGCGGCATCGCCGTCGAGCTGACGGAGGTCGCCCCCGGCCGTCCGAACGTCGTCGGCGTGATCGAGGGGCGAACACCGGGACGCACGCTGATGCTGTGCGGCCACACCGACACGGTGGGCGTGGAGGGGATGACCGCACCCTTCGATCCGCGCGTGATCGACGGCCGTCTCTTCGGCCGCGGCAGCCAGGACATGAAGAGCGGCGTGGCCGCGATGGTGGACGCGGCGGTCCGCGTGGCGCGCATCGGCGGGCTTCCGCGCGGGAGGCTGGTGGTGGCGGCGGTGGCCGACGAAGAGCATGCCAGTGCCGGCGCGGCGTCACTGGTCGAGGCCCACTCCGCCGACGGGGCGGTGGTGACCGAGCCGACGGATCTGCGAGTGGCGACCGCCCACAAGGGATTCGAGTGGGTGGAGATCGAGACGCGCGGGCGCGCCGCCCACGGCAGCCGTCCCGCCGACGGGCGCGATGCCATCGTCCACATGGGACGCGTGCTCGGACGACTGGAGGCCGTGGAGGCGGCGCTCAGAGCCGGTGCGACCCATCCGCGGCTGGGTCGGGCGTCGCTGCACGCCTCGACGATTCACGGCGGTCAGGCCCTCAGCGTCTACCCCGACCGTTGTGTGCTTGGTGTCGAACGCCGCACGCTGGTCAGCGAGCCACCGGATGCGGGACTGACAGAGGTTCGAGAGGCGCTGGCCGAGTTGGCTCGGGAGGACGATGACTTCAATGCCTCCGCGCGGCAATTGCTGACGCGTCAGCCCCACGAGATTGCCGACGATCATCCCCTGTGCTCGGAATTGCGGCGGCTCCTCCGCCGTCGCGGTCTCGACGACGCGCCGACCGGCATGACCTTCTGGACGGATGCCGCGATTCTCGGGGGAGCGGGAACGCCGTCGGTGCTGTTCGGCCCGGCCGGGGCGGGTCTCCACGGCCCGGACGAGTACGTCGAGATCGACTCGGTGTGCGTCTGCCGCGACACCCTCGTCGAGTTGATCCGCGCGTTCTGCTGA
- a CDS encoding cytochrome c yields the protein MLNTPLHASSGGRVVAWSLGVAVLSVTWGAPAAAQSPGDAPAVTFARDIAPIFQRNCQQCHRPGSIGPMSLTTYQEARPWARSIKQRVVTGEMPPYRYDRDIGIQELKDDLRLSLSEIETIARWVDDGAPLGDPADLPPPLSFPDLSEWAYADEFGPPDLVIRTKPYTLAADGSDVWWRPIVPTGLTEDRCLKAVSVKPSPAGRAAAHHANSQLLDFDEESGEWVQVERLSEYALGKVGEIVPEDACRLLPADSMVSWDVHYYPTGEVIENDVVEMGVWLYPKGHQEQVQFQQDLKLYSLLMKGSELELPPHGTAMTQGFHSFETPVRIDSFQPHGHFRLVGKTLEIFDTKTGDLEMVSSVSNWTNDWHTSHIYAEDAAPLVPAGSVLVITGYYDNTAGNRQNPDPNQWVGPGSRTADEMSHAWIAVTHLDDEGYERLVAERESRKQTDNEE from the coding sequence ATGCTAAACACTCCCCTCCACGCTTCGTCAGGCGGCCGGGTGGTTGCCTGGAGTCTTGGGGTCGCTGTCCTCAGTGTGACCTGGGGTGCGCCCGCGGCGGCCCAATCGCCCGGCGACGCGCCCGCGGTTACCTTCGCTCGGGACATCGCCCCGATTTTCCAGAGGAACTGCCAGCAGTGCCACCGGCCCGGCTCGATCGGCCCGATGTCGCTCACGACCTACCAGGAAGCGCGCCCCTGGGCTCGGTCGATCAAGCAGCGCGTGGTAACGGGCGAGATGCCGCCCTATCGATACGACCGCGACATCGGGATTCAGGAACTGAAGGACGACCTCCGGCTGAGCCTGTCCGAAATCGAGACGATAGCCCGCTGGGTGGACGACGGGGCGCCCCTTGGCGACCCGGCCGATCTTCCGCCGCCGCTATCGTTTCCGGATCTCAGCGAGTGGGCCTATGCGGATGAGTTCGGCCCGCCGGACCTGGTGATCCGGACGAAGCCGTACACGCTGGCGGCCGATGGGTCGGACGTCTGGTGGCGGCCGATCGTGCCGACCGGCCTGACCGAGGACCGGTGCCTCAAGGCGGTCTCCGTCAAGCCGTCGCCCGCGGGGCGCGCCGCCGCGCACCACGCCAACAGCCAGTTGCTCGATTTCGACGAGGAGAGCGGGGAGTGGGTCCAGGTCGAGCGGCTCTCCGAGTACGCGCTCGGGAAGGTCGGCGAGATCGTTCCGGAGGACGCCTGTCGTCTCCTCCCGGCCGACTCGATGGTCAGTTGGGACGTCCACTACTATCCGACCGGCGAGGTCATCGAGAACGACGTGGTCGAGATGGGCGTGTGGCTCTACCCGAAGGGCCATCAGGAGCAGGTGCAATTCCAACAGGATCTCAAGCTGTATTCCCTGCTGATGAAGGGCAGCGAGCTCGAGCTTCCACCGCATGGCACGGCGATGACGCAGGGGTTCCATTCCTTCGAGACCCCGGTGCGGATCGACAGCTTCCAGCCGCACGGTCACTTCCGTCTAGTGGGCAAGACTCTTGAGATCTTCGATACGAAGACGGGCGATCTGGAGATGGTGAGCTCGGTGTCCAACTGGACCAACGACTGGCACACCAGTCACATCTACGCAGAAGACGCCGCACCGCTCGTCCCGGCGGGGTCCGTCCTGGTGATCACCGGCTACTACGACAATACGGCCGGGAACCGGCAGAACCCCGACCCGAACCAGTGGGTGGGACCCGGCAGCCGTACGGCGGACGAGATGTCGCATGCATGGATCGCCGTGACGCATCTCGACGACGAGGGCTACGAGCGTCTGGTGGCCGAGCGGGAGAGTCGCAAGCAGACGGACAACGAGGAGTAG